Proteins co-encoded in one Sulfuricaulis limicola genomic window:
- a CDS encoding DUF1059 domain-containing protein produces the protein MIRKFIDCRDFPSEVNCTVAIFADSESELIEAAVQHAITVHGHEDTPELRAHLMRASKIERRRAA, from the coding sequence ATGATCAGGAAGTTCATAGACTGCCGAGATTTTCCCAGCGAGGTTAACTGCACCGTCGCCATCTTTGCCGACAGCGAGTCGGAACTGATAGAAGCCGCCGTGCAACACGCCATCACCGTCCACGGACATGAAGACACGCCGGAGCTGCGTGCACACTTGATGCGGGCATCCAAGATCGAGAGGCGGCGCGCGGCCTGA